In Persicimonas caeni, a single window of DNA contains:
- the dacB gene encoding D-alanyl-D-alanine carboxypeptidase/D-alanyl-D-alanine endopeptidase, with protein sequence MTKSLFRVLTLALVLGLATPLAAQESPTAKAETAEAQVGQPPQAQQQADPAFDREATKLAGQIKAILAGSDVTAGKVGIHAVDVATGQVLHSQGADEPMNPASNMKLITSAAALDKFGPQYTFGTKLMAKEVDDGTIKGSLYVKGNGEAFLLHEDVLDWAGQLRQKGIEKIEGDIVIDDTAFNAAYLPPGFEQKNEDASYRSPIGAVSVNFNAVTAIVEPAGKAGEKPEVRMYPPNEHVEIVNQATTYEGRRRRIGVKSVPTEEGTKLVITGKIGTQASPYRSRRKRIDNPPAFAGSVLANSLEMVGIAFDGEVKTGQAPDGADVVVSHNSQPLSYVVLAMNKWSNNFMAEQVMRTLGGDDQTASTWDAARQEATAFLKKAGIDTSTVTIHNGSGLYDGNLVSPKQFVQLLRYMSSHKWAPEYMTSLAVAGVDGTLERRMTGEQTTANVRGKTGTLNEVSALSGYLRTESGRLVAFSVLFNDPPKRAWRYRPVQDRIVEAIAGFDE encoded by the coding sequence ATGACCAAAAGCCTGTTTCGCGTCCTCACCCTCGCCCTCGTCTTGGGCCTGGCCACTCCGTTGGCCGCCCAAGAGTCCCCCACCGCCAAAGCCGAAACCGCCGAAGCGCAGGTCGGCCAGCCGCCGCAGGCACAACAGCAGGCCGATCCGGCCTTCGATCGCGAAGCGACCAAGCTCGCCGGCCAGATCAAGGCGATCTTGGCAGGCAGCGACGTTACCGCGGGCAAGGTGGGCATCCACGCCGTCGATGTGGCGACCGGGCAGGTCCTGCACTCGCAGGGCGCCGACGAGCCGATGAACCCGGCGAGTAATATGAAGCTGATCACGTCGGCCGCAGCGCTCGACAAATTCGGTCCGCAGTACACCTTCGGCACGAAGCTGATGGCCAAAGAGGTCGACGACGGCACCATCAAGGGTTCGTTGTACGTCAAAGGCAACGGCGAAGCCTTTTTGCTGCACGAGGACGTGCTCGACTGGGCCGGCCAGCTTCGCCAGAAGGGCATCGAGAAGATCGAGGGCGACATCGTCATCGACGACACCGCCTTCAATGCGGCGTACCTGCCGCCGGGCTTCGAGCAGAAGAACGAAGACGCCTCGTATCGCTCGCCCATCGGCGCGGTGTCGGTCAACTTCAACGCGGTGACCGCCATCGTCGAGCCCGCCGGCAAGGCGGGTGAGAAGCCCGAGGTGCGGATGTATCCGCCCAACGAGCACGTCGAGATCGTCAATCAGGCGACGACCTACGAGGGACGCCGCCGGCGCATCGGCGTCAAATCCGTGCCAACGGAGGAGGGCACCAAGCTCGTCATCACCGGCAAGATCGGCACACAGGCTAGCCCCTATCGCAGCCGCCGAAAGCGCATCGACAACCCGCCGGCCTTCGCCGGATCGGTGCTCGCCAACTCTCTCGAGATGGTCGGCATCGCGTTCGACGGCGAGGTCAAGACGGGCCAAGCGCCCGACGGGGCCGACGTGGTCGTGAGCCACAACTCCCAGCCGCTCTCCTACGTTGTGTTGGCGATGAATAAGTGGAGCAACAATTTCATGGCCGAGCAGGTCATGCGCACCCTGGGCGGCGACGACCAAACCGCGTCGACCTGGGACGCCGCCCGCCAAGAGGCGACTGCCTTTTTGAAGAAGGCCGGCATCGACACCAGCACGGTCACCATCCACAACGGCAGCGGGCTCTACGACGGTAACCTCGTCTCGCCCAAGCAATTCGTGCAGCTCTTGCGCTACATGAGCAGCCACAAGTGGGCCCCCGAGTATATGACCTCGCTGGCGGTCGCCGGCGTCGACGGCACCCTCGAGCGACGCATGACCGGCGAGCAAACCACCGCGAACGTGCGCGGCAAGACCGGCACCCTCAACGAGGTATCCGCGCTTTCGGGCTACCTGCGCACCGAGTCGGGACGCTTGGTGGCGTTCTCGGTGCTCTTCAACGACCCTCCCAAACGCGCGTGGCGCTATCGCCCCGTCCAAGACCGCATCGTCGAGGCGATCGCGGGGTTCGACGAATGA
- a CDS encoding anti-sigma factor family protein, with protein sequence MHVHPTSTPGGEPELAEIDERDALFIAFLEGDLPDERRQEFEAELERDAELRRDFEDFADIMGGVQSLPFEFAPPDFVDKVQGRIRKRSKGRFFAENFLYSTRMPYEAIAVVMIAVMAAAWMLMGVPKDRNMKTAEANIPPKLETD encoded by the coding sequence ATGCACGTTCACCCGACATCGACGCCGGGAGGGGAGCCCGAGCTTGCCGAGATCGATGAGCGAGACGCTCTGTTCATCGCATTTCTCGAAGGAGATCTGCCCGACGAGCGTCGCCAAGAGTTCGAGGCCGAGCTCGAGCGTGACGCCGAGTTGCGCCGCGACTTCGAGGACTTCGCCGACATCATGGGCGGCGTGCAGAGCCTGCCGTTCGAGTTTGCCCCACCCGACTTCGTCGACAAGGTCCAGGGCCGCATCCGCAAGCGCTCCAAAGGGCGCTTCTTTGCAGAGAATTTTCTGTACAGCACCCGGATGCCCTACGAAGCTATCGCCGTGGTTATGATCGCGGTGATGGCCGCCGCCTGGATGCTCATGGGCGTGCCCAAAGACCGCAACATGAAGACGGCCGAGGCGAATATCCCGCCGAAGCTGGAGACGGACTGA
- a CDS encoding RNA polymerase sigma factor, producing the protein MRKRRERKLVRALKRRDEDAFSELVNVYQHKVFNVVYRIVGDRQEAEDVAQEVFVAVFKYIDSFRGESKFSTWLYRIATNRAKNRVKYLARRSQKKHQDIDDTPESKVNSNPFGGGVFRPDEKALGNELHGIIKEGLAALSEEHRTVIVLRDVEDMTYTEIAEVLEIAEGTVKSRLYRARVTLKEYVESRYSSEGPSEEAS; encoded by the coding sequence ATGAGAAAGCGACGCGAGCGAAAACTCGTTCGAGCGCTCAAACGGCGCGACGAAGATGCGTTCAGTGAGCTCGTGAACGTCTATCAACACAAGGTGTTCAACGTCGTCTACCGCATCGTGGGCGATCGTCAGGAAGCCGAAGATGTCGCCCAGGAGGTGTTCGTGGCGGTCTTCAAGTACATCGACTCGTTTCGGGGAGAGTCGAAATTCTCGACTTGGCTGTACCGAATCGCGACCAACCGCGCCAAAAACCGGGTGAAGTATCTGGCCCGTCGCTCGCAGAAAAAACACCAGGACATCGACGACACCCCCGAGTCGAAGGTCAACTCCAACCCCTTCGGCGGCGGAGTCTTCCGCCCCGACGAAAAGGCGCTCGGCAACGAGCTGCATGGCATCATCAAGGAAGGCTTGGCGGCGCTTTCCGAGGAACATCGCACCGTCATCGTGCTGCGCGACGTCGAAGATATGACCTACACCGAGATCGCCGAGGTGCTCGAGATCGCCGAGGGGACGGTCAAGAGTCGGTTGTACCGCGCCCGGGTGACATTGAAAGAGTACGTCGAGTCCCGGTATAGTTCCGAGGGGCCGTCTGAGGAGGCATCGTAA
- a CDS encoding serine/threonine protein kinase: MAEETRQLGRYELIKRIAVGGMGVIYLAKSRGAAGFEKTVIIKKILDHLAEEQEFITKFLDEGRIVVNLTHGNIVPVFDMGEEDGEYFIAMEYLPGRDLRDVLKRLQKREEILPVHLAVHIVTEVCKGLDYAHRRTDDAGNSLDIVHRDVSPSNILISRDGEVKVIDFGIARATSRAAKTVSGRIQGKICYMSPEQASGQSVDARSDIFSAGVVLYEMLTGKRPFQGESDLQSLDLVRKCNFQTPSELNPEIPPELDAIVEKALERERNERYQSIDELHVDLLEWLYSGGRAVTSQQLSEFVHQLFPEGFEREELRKARDASSAQSADRPMNLDDALNAELEKLEKETPKPNIDPLSTTATELADGPANLTGGQTSTLSQPVGAAGTPTHPPETDSSPDVDTSNTNTGSSNTGRSNTDAGSQPSLSGDTPLPAQPTGTATGEAQRDADKPTGFKRWLAVALGVGILAGAAVIYAYAATEYGKVEVRTEPAGASIEVDGVKVSGAKTPHTLELETGNRAISVLLDGYEPQTIKHKVKRGKKQLLDNGTIELEPVEPDDEPRQAWVTVRPTDALIKIDNGEKSAQGKAKITVEPDKQVLVEASHPNCQTATRVVNYEGAAQPITFELECTEPQIAQADAGPDVGSKASADNTEQAAERRNTEQRVTHKVVRFSTRPTGGTITIDGEPTDGAERLRIGQKVDLHAELPGYAPVDKQLRVTHNLRSRYTIELAKLGCLQVRHPQGQLFTIAIDGGKAVRSNNKRFSLAPGKHQVHLKDPQGRSKTYTVDITSDANNCEWLGPNWLDDVRN; the protein is encoded by the coding sequence ATGGCAGAGGAGACACGACAACTCGGGCGCTATGAGCTGATCAAGCGCATCGCCGTAGGCGGCATGGGCGTGATCTACCTGGCCAAGTCGCGCGGGGCGGCGGGCTTCGAGAAGACGGTGATCATCAAGAAGATCTTGGATCACCTGGCCGAAGAGCAGGAGTTCATCACCAAGTTCCTCGACGAGGGGCGCATCGTCGTCAACCTGACCCACGGCAATATCGTGCCGGTCTTCGACATGGGCGAAGAGGACGGCGAGTACTTCATCGCCATGGAGTATCTGCCCGGGCGTGACCTGCGCGACGTGCTCAAGCGGCTGCAAAAGCGCGAAGAGATCCTCCCGGTGCATCTGGCCGTGCACATCGTCACCGAGGTGTGCAAGGGCTTGGATTATGCCCACCGGCGCACCGACGACGCGGGCAATTCTCTCGATATCGTCCACCGCGACGTCAGCCCATCGAATATCCTGATTTCGCGCGACGGCGAGGTCAAAGTCATCGACTTTGGCATCGCGCGGGCCACCAGCCGGGCGGCCAAGACCGTCAGCGGGCGCATCCAGGGCAAGATCTGCTACATGAGCCCCGAGCAGGCCAGCGGCCAGTCGGTCGACGCCCGCAGCGACATCTTTTCGGCCGGCGTGGTGCTCTACGAGATGCTCACCGGCAAGCGACCCTTCCAGGGCGAGAGCGACCTGCAGAGCCTCGACCTGGTGCGCAAGTGCAACTTCCAGACGCCCAGCGAGCTCAACCCCGAGATCCCGCCCGAGCTCGACGCCATCGTCGAGAAGGCGCTCGAGCGTGAGCGCAACGAGCGCTACCAGTCGATCGACGAGCTGCATGTCGACCTGCTCGAGTGGCTCTACAGCGGCGGGCGAGCGGTCACCAGCCAGCAGCTCTCCGAGTTTGTCCACCAGCTCTTTCCGGAGGGCTTCGAGCGCGAGGAGCTCCGAAAGGCGCGCGACGCCTCGAGCGCGCAGTCAGCCGATCGGCCGATGAACCTCGACGACGCGCTCAACGCCGAGCTCGAGAAGCTCGAAAAAGAGACGCCCAAGCCCAATATCGATCCGCTGAGCACCACGGCCACCGAGCTGGCCGACGGGCCGGCCAACCTCACGGGCGGCCAGACCTCGACGTTGAGCCAGCCCGTGGGCGCCGCCGGAACCCCGACGCATCCGCCCGAGACCGACTCCTCGCCGGATGTCGACACCTCCAACACGAATACCGGCAGCTCGAACACCGGCAGGTCGAATACCGACGCCGGCTCACAGCCGTCGCTGTCTGGCGACACGCCGCTGCCCGCGCAGCCCACCGGCACCGCCACCGGCGAGGCCCAGCGCGACGCGGATAAACCTACCGGATTCAAGCGATGGCTGGCCGTGGCGCTCGGGGTGGGTATCCTTGCCGGAGCGGCGGTCATCTACGCCTACGCCGCCACCGAGTACGGCAAGGTCGAGGTGCGCACCGAGCCGGCAGGTGCGTCCATCGAGGTCGACGGGGTCAAAGTCTCGGGAGCCAAGACTCCGCACACCCTCGAGCTCGAGACCGGCAACCGCGCCATCAGCGTCTTGCTCGACGGCTACGAGCCCCAGACGATCAAGCACAAGGTCAAGCGGGGCAAAAAGCAACTCCTCGACAACGGCACCATCGAACTCGAGCCCGTCGAGCCCGACGACGAACCGCGCCAGGCGTGGGTGACGGTGCGCCCGACCGACGCGCTCATCAAGATCGACAACGGCGAGAAGAGCGCGCAGGGCAAGGCCAAGATCACCGTCGAGCCCGACAAGCAAGTGCTCGTCGAGGCGAGCCACCCGAACTGCCAGACGGCCACCCGAGTGGTCAACTACGAGGGCGCCGCCCAGCCGATCACCTTCGAGCTCGAGTGCACCGAGCCCCAAATCGCCCAGGCCGACGCCGGGCCCGACGTCGGCTCGAAAGCGTCGGCCGACAACACCGAACAGGCCGCCGAGCGCCGCAACACCGAGCAGCGCGTGACCCACAAGGTCGTGCGTTTCTCGACGCGGCCCACCGGCGGCACGATCACCATCGACGGCGAGCCGACCGACGGCGCCGAGCGCCTCCGCATCGGCCAGAAGGTCGATCTTCACGCCGAGCTTCCCGGCTACGCCCCGGTGGACAAGCAGTTACGCGTCACTCACAATCTCCGTAGTCGCTATACGATCGAACTCGCCAAGCTCGGCTGCCTGCAGGTGCGCCACCCGCAAGGCCAGCTCTTCACCATTGCCATCGATGGTGGTAAAGCCGTTCGGTCGAACAATAAGAGGTTCTCTTTGGCGCCCGGCAAGCACCAGGTCCATCTCAAAGACCCACAAGGACGATCGAAGACGTACACGGTCGACATCACATCCGACGCCAACAATTGCGAGTGGCTGGGCCCCAACTGGCTCGACGACGTACGCAATTAG